The Gemmatimonadota bacterium DNA segment GTCCACCGCCTGGCGGACGGCCCCTCGTCACACGAACGCCGCGCTCCGATCACGGGCGCGGCGTTCTGCGTATCACGCGAGTGGGGCGGTGCCTAACGTTCGGCGCGCGGAATCACGAGACGCTCGGCGGTGTGCGTCGCCGAAAACGACGCGACCTTGTTGTCGACCAGTCCGGCGCGGCGTCCGGCCGCGAACACCTCGACGTCGCGTAGCGTCGCCTCCTTCCCCTTCCGGTGCACGACCCAGATGGCGCCATTGGGGACCAGCGTCCCCTTCAGGGCTTCGAGGCGCTCCAGCGCGGTCTGGTTCTCGGCACCGTACACGATCACGTCACTCTTCGGGGTCGGTCGGGTCGCGTACGAACCAATGCGGCGTTCGAGCTGCTGCAGGAAGTCCGCGTCGTCCACGTTGATGACGACGACCTTCATCCCTTCCGAGACCCCCAGCTTGTCGAGCAGCGACCGGGGATTCCGAAT contains these protein-coding regions:
- a CDS encoding DUF3052 family protein; this encodes MEIQGNALVLEHPEGPAFLHLAEGMAAKWLAKIRNPRSLLDKLGVSEGMKVVVINVDDADFLQQLERRIGSYATRPTPKSDVIVYGAENQTALERLEALKGTLVPNGAIWVVHRKGKEATLRDVEVFAAGRRAGLVDNKVASFSATHTAERLVIPRAER